The following proteins are co-located in the Myxococcus fulvus genome:
- a CDS encoding polyamine aminopropyltransferase — translation MNKTLLYITVIVIATCGLVYELVVGALASYLLGDSITQFSTVIGGYLFAMGIGSYLSRYIDKGVAQRFVEVELAVALLGGICAPVLFLTFTLTDMFQVALYGSVIVIGALVGLEIPLLLRILKDQLKFKDLVSQVLSLDYLGALAASVAFPLLLVPKLGLVRTSLLFGILNAAVGLWSTWLLAPLLGNPLRLRIKAVVLTVFLVVGFALGDRLTTFYEDQLYADDVVHASSSPYQRIILTRGKRGFSLFLNGNLQFASLDEYRYHESLVHPAMVRAGKVEHVLILGGGDGLAAREVLRYPEVRSVTLVDLDPAITGLAMRYDELVKLNHHSLTDARMRVINTDAMQFLMEGQQQYDVVIVDFPDPNNFALGKLYTTGFYKLLKKRVAPDGVAVVQSTSPLFARRSFWCVENTLRAAGYWTEPYHALVPSFGEWGYVLVAHEAPGHQRALPEGLRFLDLPTLESLTRFPPDMGPLPTEVNRLNNQVLVHYYEEEWRRWN, via the coding sequence GTGAACAAGACGCTGCTGTACATCACCGTCATCGTCATCGCGACGTGCGGGCTCGTCTACGAGCTCGTCGTCGGGGCGCTGGCCAGCTACCTGCTGGGTGACTCCATCACCCAGTTCTCCACCGTCATCGGCGGCTACCTCTTCGCGATGGGCATCGGCAGCTACCTGTCGCGCTACATCGACAAGGGGGTGGCCCAGCGCTTCGTGGAGGTGGAGCTGGCGGTGGCGCTGCTCGGCGGCATCTGCGCCCCGGTGCTGTTCCTCACCTTCACGCTGACGGACATGTTCCAGGTGGCGCTGTACGGCAGCGTCATCGTCATCGGCGCGCTGGTGGGGTTGGAGATTCCGCTCCTCTTGCGCATCCTCAAGGACCAGCTCAAGTTCAAGGACCTGGTCAGCCAGGTGCTGTCGCTCGACTACCTGGGCGCGCTGGCGGCGAGCGTCGCGTTCCCGCTGCTCCTGGTGCCCAAGCTGGGGCTGGTGCGCACCTCGCTCTTGTTCGGCATCCTGAACGCGGCGGTGGGCCTGTGGAGCACGTGGCTCTTGGCGCCGCTGCTCGGCAACCCGCTGCGCCTGCGCATCAAGGCGGTGGTGCTGACGGTGTTCCTGGTGGTGGGCTTCGCGCTCGGCGACAGGCTGACGACGTTCTACGAGGACCAGCTCTACGCGGACGACGTGGTGCACGCGTCCAGCTCCCCCTACCAGCGCATCATCCTGACGCGCGGCAAGCGGGGCTTCTCGCTGTTCCTCAACGGCAACCTCCAGTTCGCGAGCCTGGACGAGTACCGCTACCACGAGTCCCTGGTGCACCCGGCCATGGTGCGCGCGGGCAAGGTGGAGCACGTGCTCATCCTGGGCGGCGGGGACGGGCTGGCCGCGCGCGAGGTGCTGCGCTATCCGGAGGTGCGCTCCGTCACGCTGGTGGACCTGGACCCGGCGATTACCGGCCTCGCCATGCGCTACGACGAGCTGGTGAAGCTCAACCATCACTCGCTGACGGATGCGCGCATGCGCGTCATCAACACGGACGCGATGCAGTTCCTGATGGAGGGCCAGCAGCAGTACGACGTCGTCATCGTCGACTTCCCGGACCCGAACAACTTCGCGCTGGGCAAGCTGTACACCACGGGCTTCTACAAGCTGCTCAAGAAGCGCGTGGCGCCCGACGGCGTGGCGGTGGTGCAGAGCACCAGCCCCCTGTTCGCGCGGCGCTCCTTCTGGTGCGTGGAGAACACGCTCAGGGCCGCAGGCTACTGGACGGAGCCCTACCACGCGCTGGTGCCGTCCTTCGGTGAGTGGGGCTACGTGCTGGTGGCGCACGAGGCGCCCGGGCACCAACGCGCGCTGCCGGAGGGCCTGCGCTTTTTGGACCTGCCCACGCTGGAGTCGCTGACGCGCTTTCCTCCGGACATGGGCCCGCTGCCCACGGAGGTGAACCGGCTCAACAACCAGGTGCTGGTTCACTACTACGAGGAGGAGTGGCGGCGGTGGAACTGA